A genomic window from Nocardioides jiangxiensis includes:
- a CDS encoding CocE/NonD family hydrolase, with translation MFPRSRARRVVPLAGLAAAATALVAPALPAVAGPAYSVQTLHFAVTTGPDNGTACDIIGDLYLPSSASPTSRVPAILTTNGFGGSKDDQAAWGASFATNGYAVLSYSGLGFGGSSCKITLDDPDWDGKAASQLVSYLGGRDGIAYADAAHTQPVAPLEVVQRDQKDHDGVAQANDPRVGLIGGSYGGGFQFAAAGIDHRVDALVPIITWNDLSYSLAPNNTDKVAPGRVTSTNSGATKLAWGLGFSALGLTGDLQNQQVPGDPLPCPNFADWVCPALVTAGTTGYFDAASVAAAQHASVASYMANIEVPTLLLQGQADTLFNLNEAVATYQALKAQGTTVKMVWQHFGHSSLGMLPGENDYLVGRAYQWFDRYLKGLDVSTGPEFAYYRDWLDTGDAGATFATSRSFPVGSGQTWKLSGGGLTAGALTTGTPLPGTQAFVTPAAGLPTSFPETDVLGGVVKDPVADAVDVPGTYAAWSSPVLGSKVDVVGSPVATLKVDAPSAALTQGAGEAGQLVLFLKVQDVDASGHAVTINALEAPVRVADVTKPFTTTLPAIVHRFAPGHTLRFVVAGGSVNYRGGIEATPVTITSGGTQTLTLPVVP, from the coding sequence ATGTTCCCGCGTTCCCGTGCTCGTCGCGTGGTGCCGCTGGCCGGACTGGCCGCCGCAGCCACCGCACTCGTCGCCCCTGCGCTCCCGGCCGTCGCCGGGCCGGCGTACTCCGTGCAGACCCTGCACTTCGCTGTCACCACCGGCCCGGACAACGGCACGGCCTGCGACATCATCGGTGACCTCTACCTGCCGTCGTCCGCCTCGCCGACCAGTCGGGTGCCCGCGATCCTGACCACCAACGGTTTCGGCGGGTCCAAGGACGACCAGGCGGCCTGGGGTGCGTCGTTCGCCACCAACGGCTACGCCGTGCTGTCGTACTCCGGCCTCGGCTTCGGTGGGTCCTCCTGCAAGATCACCCTCGACGACCCCGACTGGGATGGCAAGGCGGCCAGCCAGCTGGTCTCCTACCTCGGCGGCCGCGACGGCATCGCCTACGCCGACGCTGCCCACACCCAGCCGGTCGCGCCGCTCGAGGTGGTCCAGCGTGACCAGAAGGACCACGACGGCGTCGCCCAGGCGAACGACCCCCGGGTCGGCCTGATCGGCGGCTCCTACGGTGGCGGGTTCCAGTTCGCCGCGGCGGGCATCGACCACCGCGTCGACGCCCTGGTCCCGATCATCACCTGGAACGACCTCTCCTACAGCCTGGCCCCGAACAACACCGACAAGGTCGCACCCGGTCGGGTCACCTCGACCAACTCCGGAGCCACCAAGCTCGCCTGGGGCCTGGGCTTCTCCGCCCTGGGCCTCACCGGTGACCTGCAGAACCAGCAGGTCCCCGGCGACCCGCTCCCGTGCCCGAACTTCGCCGACTGGGTCTGCCCCGCGCTGGTCACTGCCGGCACCACGGGCTACTTCGACGCCGCGTCCGTCGCCGCGGCCCAGCACGCCAGCGTCGCGTCGTACATGGCGAACATCGAGGTGCCGACCCTCCTCCTGCAGGGCCAGGCGGACACGCTCTTCAACCTCAACGAGGCGGTCGCCACCTACCAGGCGCTCAAGGCGCAGGGCACCACCGTCAAGATGGTCTGGCAGCACTTCGGGCACAGCTCCCTCGGGATGCTCCCCGGTGAGAACGACTACCTCGTCGGCCGCGCGTACCAGTGGTTCGACCGCTACCTCAAGGGGCTCGACGTCTCGACCGGTCCCGAGTTCGCCTACTACCGCGACTGGCTCGACACCGGTGACGCCGGCGCGACGTTCGCGACGTCCCGGTCGTTCCCCGTCGGCAGCGGCCAGACCTGGAAGCTGTCCGGTGGCGGCCTGACCGCGGGCGCCCTCACGACCGGCACCCCACTGCCGGGCACGCAGGCGTTCGTGACCCCTGCTGCGGGGCTGCCGACGTCGTTCCCCGAGACCGACGTGCTCGGCGGCGTCGTGAAGGACCCGGTTGCCGACGCCGTCGACGTTCCCGGCACGTACGCCGCGTGGAGCAGCCCGGTGCTCGGCTCGAAGGTCGACGTCGTGGGCTCGCCGGTCGCGACGCTCAAGGTCGACGCACCGTCCGCCGCCCTCACCCAGGGCGCCGGCGAGGCCGGCCAGCTGGTCCTCTTCCTCAAGGTGCAGGACGTGGACGCCTCGGGCCATGCGGTGACGATCAACGCGCTCGAGGCACCGGTCCGGGTCGCTGACGTGACCAAGCCCTTCACCACCACCCTGCCGGCGATCGTGCACCGGTTCGCGCCCGGGCACACGCTCCGGTTCGTGGTCGCGGGCGGCTCGGTGAACTACCGCGGCGGCATCGAGGCGACGCCGGTGACGATCACGTCGGGCGGCACCCAGACGCTGACCCTGCCTGTCGTGCCGTAG
- a CDS encoding DUF4383 domain-containing protein gives METDVRYDASQIQLAAAAVGTAFLVVGIAGFIPGVTTHYGDLQLAGHDSGAKLLGLFQVSVLHNLIHLAFAAAGLLLARTAAGARAYLVGGGLVYLLVFLYGLVVGQHDQANFVPLNDADDVLHLVLGGGMVLLGLLLGRPRPIGD, from the coding sequence ATGGAGACGGACGTCCGCTACGACGCATCGCAGATCCAGCTGGCCGCCGCGGCGGTCGGGACGGCATTCCTGGTGGTCGGCATCGCCGGGTTCATCCCGGGGGTGACCACGCACTACGGCGACCTGCAGCTCGCGGGCCACGACTCGGGCGCGAAGCTGCTCGGCCTGTTCCAGGTCTCGGTCCTCCACAACCTGATCCACCTGGCCTTCGCGGCCGCTGGCCTCCTCCTGGCGAGGACGGCAGCCGGCGCACGGGCGTACCTGGTGGGCGGTGGGCTCGTGTACCTGCTGGTCTTCCTCTACGGCCTCGTGGTCGGGCAGCACGACCAGGCGAACTTCGTCCCGCTCAACGACGCCGACGACGTCCTGCATCTCGTGCTCGGCGGCGGCATGGTGCTGCTGGGCCTGCTCCTCGGTCGTCCGCGCCCGATCGGTGACTGA
- a CDS encoding phosphoenolpyruvate carboxykinase (GTP) produces MTDVNTVLDQAGLTNEDVRAYVNEWFAITGAERVEVVSAADDARLIQVALEAGELLPAGEGSYFSRSYFKDTARAEERTIVATSDEADKGLYNNWKPSSEMKPKLIELMTGASAGKTMYVIPYLMAPAGSPLDKFAAGVELTDNVGVVLQMIRMARVGVDYINHLGNDFVRAVHVTGDLPNLGQGTPDDKRYFVTVADERTILHFGSSYGGNALLGKIAHGLRQGSYDGWKNGFLVEQFMLLGITDKETGQKWNICGGFPSASGKTNLAMTLAPDALGDRYYVEFYGDDIAWIWVDENGVLRGFNPENGVFGVAKDTNELTNPTAIESIKPGLGVIYTNVAYNEKTQEVWWEGRGEKPTDLDGWLDWKGERIADRTPEQADENWAHPNSRFTTTIANVPNAAEQWNDPAGVEIHGIIFGGRTRDREPLIRAINDLAEGVYDGLTLGAEATFAADGLEGVLRYDPMSMRPFMSYGEGDYAQHWLDVVGKATNNPIFAHVNWFQRGEDGRFLWPGYRENLRPLLWLMQYRNGEVTGVETPVGVLPAREELNLEGLDEQTLADLDTILTIDTKRWQQEMGYREEHLKQFTNVPAEIWEAHNRVAKALEA; encoded by the coding sequence ATGACTGACGTCAACACCGTGCTTGACCAGGCTGGTCTGACCAACGAGGACGTGCGCGCGTACGTCAACGAGTGGTTTGCCATCACCGGCGCCGAGCGCGTCGAGGTGGTCTCCGCCGCCGACGACGCACGCCTCATCCAGGTGGCGCTCGAGGCCGGCGAGCTGCTTCCGGCCGGCGAGGGTTCGTACTTCTCGCGTTCGTACTTCAAGGACACCGCTCGTGCCGAGGAGCGCACGATCGTCGCGACCTCCGACGAGGCCGACAAGGGTCTGTACAACAACTGGAAGCCCTCCTCGGAGATGAAGCCGAAGCTCATCGAGCTGATGACCGGCGCATCGGCGGGCAAGACGATGTACGTGATCCCCTACCTGATGGCGCCGGCGGGTTCCCCGCTCGACAAGTTCGCCGCGGGTGTGGAGCTGACCGACAACGTCGGTGTCGTGCTGCAGATGATCCGCATGGCCCGCGTCGGTGTGGACTACATCAACCACCTCGGCAACGACTTCGTCCGCGCCGTGCACGTCACGGGCGACCTGCCGAACCTCGGCCAAGGCACCCCGGACGACAAGCGCTACTTCGTGACCGTCGCCGACGAGCGCACGATCCTGCACTTCGGCTCGTCGTACGGCGGCAACGCGCTGCTCGGCAAGATCGCCCACGGTCTGCGCCAGGGCTCCTACGACGGCTGGAAGAACGGCTTCCTCGTCGAGCAGTTCATGCTCCTCGGCATCACCGACAAGGAGACCGGCCAGAAGTGGAACATCTGCGGTGGCTTCCCGTCGGCCTCGGGCAAGACCAACCTCGCGATGACGCTGGCCCCCGACGCCCTCGGTGACCGCTACTACGTGGAGTTCTACGGCGACGACATCGCCTGGATCTGGGTCGACGAGAACGGCGTCCTCCGCGGCTTCAACCCGGAGAACGGTGTCTTCGGTGTCGCCAAGGACACCAACGAGCTGACCAACCCGACCGCGATCGAGTCGATCAAGCCCGGCCTCGGTGTCATCTACACCAACGTCGCGTACAACGAGAAGACGCAGGAGGTCTGGTGGGAGGGTCGCGGCGAGAAGCCGACCGACCTCGACGGCTGGCTGGACTGGAAGGGCGAGCGCATCGCCGACCGTACGCCGGAGCAGGCGGACGAGAACTGGGCGCACCCGAACTCCCGCTTCACCACCACCATCGCCAACGTCCCGAACGCTGCCGAGCAGTGGAACGACCCGGCCGGCGTCGAGATCCACGGCATCATCTTCGGTGGTCGCACCCGTGACCGCGAGCCGCTGATCCGCGCGATCAACGACCTCGCCGAGGGCGTCTACGACGGCCTCACCCTGGGCGCCGAGGCGACGTTCGCCGCCGACGGCCTCGAGGGCGTGCTGCGCTACGACCCGATGTCGATGCGTCCGTTCATGTCCTACGGCGAGGGCGACTACGCCCAGCACTGGCTCGACGTGGTCGGCAAGGCGACGAACAACCCGATCTTCGCCCACGTCAACTGGTTCCAGCGTGGCGAGGACGGCCGCTTCCTGTGGCCCGGCTACCGCGAGAACCTGCGCCCGCTGCTGTGGCTCATGCAGTACCGCAACGGCGAGGTCACCGGTGTCGAGACGCCGGTCGGCGTCCTGCCGGCGCGCGAGGAGCTCAACCTCGAGGGCCTCGACGAGCAGACGCTCGCCGACCTCGACACGATCCTCACGATCGACACGAAGCGCTGGCAGCAGGAGATGGGCTACCGCGAGGAGCACCTCAAGCAGTTCACCAACGTGCCGGCCGAGATCTGGGAGGCGCACAACCGCGTCGCCAAGGCCCTCGAGGCCTGA
- a CDS encoding alpha-hydroxy-acid oxidizing protein gives MANFSDFNTGVYLNGLFGTMPSFPMEYAGWEAAARATLDDVLYDYVAGGAGDEFTQDANVRAFQRWGIKPRMLSGAAERDLSVELFGRRYASPVFMAPIGVVGVMDAAGGAPGHGDLEVARTAAATGVPAVMSTLMQDPMEDVAAELGETPAFFQLYTPNDRELAESFVRRAEAAGFAGIVVTLDTWTLGWRPRDLQHASMPQLQAKCLANYFSDPVFRAKLDRTPEEDPGAAAIQWALTFGNPGLSWDDLAWLRGLTDLPLLLKGICHPDDVRRARDGGVDGIYCSNHGGRQAASAPALDFLPDVVTAADGMPVLFDSGVRSGVDVVKALALGATAVGVGRPYGWGIAMGGAAGAQHVLQCLLAEADLTMGLNGYASVAELAREVLVRVP, from the coding sequence ATGGCGAACTTCTCCGACTTCAACACCGGCGTCTACCTCAACGGGCTCTTCGGCACGATGCCGTCCTTCCCGATGGAGTACGCCGGGTGGGAGGCCGCCGCACGCGCGACCCTCGACGACGTGCTCTACGACTACGTCGCCGGCGGCGCGGGCGACGAGTTCACGCAGGACGCCAACGTGCGCGCGTTCCAGCGCTGGGGCATCAAGCCGCGCATGCTCTCCGGCGCCGCCGAGCGCGACCTCTCGGTGGAGCTCTTCGGCCGGCGCTACGCCAGCCCGGTCTTCATGGCGCCGATCGGCGTCGTCGGCGTCATGGACGCCGCCGGCGGCGCACCGGGCCACGGCGACCTCGAGGTGGCGCGCACGGCAGCCGCGACCGGCGTACCGGCGGTGATGTCGACGCTCATGCAGGACCCGATGGAGGACGTCGCCGCCGAGCTCGGCGAGACGCCCGCCTTCTTCCAGCTCTACACGCCCAACGACCGCGAGCTCGCGGAGTCGTTCGTCCGTCGCGCCGAGGCGGCCGGGTTCGCCGGCATCGTCGTCACGCTGGACACCTGGACCCTCGGGTGGCGCCCGCGAGACCTCCAGCACGCCTCGATGCCCCAGCTGCAGGCGAAGTGCCTGGCCAACTACTTCTCGGACCCGGTCTTCCGGGCGAAGCTCGACAGGACGCCGGAGGAGGACCCGGGCGCCGCCGCGATCCAGTGGGCGCTCACGTTCGGCAACCCCGGCCTCTCCTGGGACGACCTCGCGTGGCTGCGCGGCCTCACCGACCTGCCGCTGCTGCTCAAGGGCATCTGCCACCCCGACGACGTACGCCGCGCCAGGGACGGCGGGGTCGACGGCATCTACTGCTCCAACCACGGCGGCCGCCAGGCCGCGTCGGCCCCGGCGCTCGACTTCCTCCCCGACGTCGTGACCGCGGCCGACGGGATGCCGGTGCTCTTCGACTCCGGCGTGCGCTCGGGCGTCGACGTGGTCAAGGCGCTGGCCCTCGGCGCCACGGCGGTCGGTGTCGGCCGTCCCTACGGGTGGGGCATCGCGATGGGCGGCGCGGCGGGTGCGCAGCACGTGCTGCAGTGCCTGCTCGCCGAGGCTGACCTGACGATGGGGCTCAACGGCTACGCCTCGGTCGCGGAGCTGGCCCGCGAGGTGCTCGTCCGGGTCCCCTGA
- a CDS encoding crotonase/enoyl-CoA hydratase family protein has translation MSVHVEKRGSVTVVTLDRPEVRNAVDTPHARELHAAFLAFDADPEAHVAVLHGAGGSFCAGADLAAVSTASMEVAPPTGAADDIGPMGPTRLRLSKPVIAAVEGYAVAGGLELALWCDLRVVDPGATFGVFCRRWGVPLIDGGTIRLPELVGRSRALDLVLTGRPVDAAEALHIGLANRVAAPGAALAEAVELAERIAAFPQACMRSDRASVLTAAGRPEAEAIAEEWRLGEEVLLEAVAGAARFAEGAGRHGAGA, from the coding sequence ATGAGCGTCCACGTCGAGAAGCGCGGCTCCGTCACGGTGGTGACGCTGGACCGGCCCGAGGTCCGCAACGCCGTCGACACCCCGCACGCGCGGGAGCTGCACGCGGCGTTCCTCGCCTTCGATGCCGACCCCGAGGCCCACGTCGCGGTGCTCCACGGTGCGGGTGGGTCGTTCTGTGCCGGGGCCGACCTCGCCGCCGTGAGCACCGCGTCGATGGAGGTCGCTCCGCCCACGGGCGCCGCCGACGACATCGGTCCCATGGGCCCGACCCGGCTCCGGCTCTCCAAGCCGGTCATCGCCGCCGTCGAGGGGTACGCCGTCGCCGGGGGCCTCGAGCTGGCGCTCTGGTGCGACCTGCGCGTCGTCGACCCCGGGGCGACGTTCGGCGTCTTCTGCCGGCGCTGGGGGGTGCCCCTGATCGACGGCGGCACGATCCGGCTCCCCGAGCTGGTCGGACGTTCGCGCGCCCTCGACCTCGTGCTCACCGGACGCCCGGTGGATGCCGCCGAGGCGCTCCACATCGGACTGGCCAACAGGGTCGCCGCGCCGGGCGCGGCGCTCGCCGAGGCCGTCGAGCTGGCGGAGCGGATCGCGGCGTTCCCGCAGGCGTGCATGCGCTCGGACCGGGCCTCCGTCCTCACCGCCGCCGGCCGTCCGGAGGCAGAGGCGATCGCGGAGGAGTGGCGCCTCGGTGAGGAGGTCCTGCTCGAGGCGGTGGCGGGCGCAGCGCGGTTCGCGGAAGGGGCCGGCCGGCACGGCGCCGGGGCGTAG
- a CDS encoding crotonase/enoyl-CoA hydratase family protein, translating into METTPGWRLRTDEGPGSPYRHAAAASDDGPAYRTLTYEVDGRVARLTFNRPEQGNAITPDTPLELAHAVERADLDPRVHVIVLSGRGKGFCGGYDLAASAEHLMEGGMRGADDRTGTVLDPVVQMTNHDPRGTWDPMVDYAMMSRFTKGFASLLHADKPTVAKIHGFCVAGGTDIALHCDQIVIAADAKIGYPPTRVWGVPSAGLWAHRLGDQRAKRLLLTGDTLSGREAAEWGLAIEAPDPAELDERTEVLVQRIAAMPLNQLMMVKLALNSALLAQGVQNSRMISTVFDGISRHTREGYAFQQRAAEAGFRQAVRERDSAPYDDFGPSTNKG; encoded by the coding sequence ATGGAGACGACACCCGGCTGGCGCCTGCGCACTGACGAGGGCCCTGGCTCGCCGTACCGGCACGCGGCGGCGGCGAGCGACGACGGCCCGGCGTACCGGACCCTGACCTACGAGGTCGACGGCCGTGTCGCACGACTGACCTTCAACCGGCCGGAGCAGGGCAACGCGATCACCCCCGACACCCCGCTCGAGCTGGCGCACGCGGTGGAGCGGGCCGACCTCGACCCGCGCGTGCACGTGATCGTGCTGAGCGGGCGGGGCAAGGGGTTCTGCGGCGGCTACGACCTGGCGGCCAGTGCAGAGCACCTGATGGAGGGCGGCATGCGCGGTGCCGACGACCGCACCGGCACGGTGCTCGACCCGGTCGTGCAGATGACCAACCACGACCCCCGCGGCACCTGGGACCCGATGGTCGACTACGCGATGATGAGCCGCTTCACGAAGGGATTCGCGAGCCTGCTGCACGCCGACAAGCCGACGGTCGCCAAGATCCACGGCTTCTGCGTCGCCGGCGGCACCGACATCGCCCTGCACTGCGACCAGATCGTCATCGCCGCCGACGCGAAGATCGGCTACCCACCCACCCGTGTCTGGGGCGTGCCGAGTGCCGGCCTGTGGGCGCACCGCCTCGGCGACCAGAGGGCCAAGCGGCTGCTGCTCACCGGCGACACGCTGTCCGGCCGCGAGGCGGCGGAGTGGGGCCTGGCCATCGAGGCGCCCGACCCCGCTGAGCTCGACGAGCGCACCGAGGTGCTGGTCCAGCGCATCGCCGCGATGCCGCTCAACCAGCTGATGATGGTCAAGCTCGCCCTCAACTCCGCCCTCCTCGCCCAGGGCGTGCAGAACAGCCGGATGATCAGCACCGTCTTCGACGGGATCTCCCGGCACACCCGGGAGGGCTACGCCTTCCAGCAGCGTGCGGCCGAGGCGGGCTTCCGCCAGGCGGTGCGCGAGCGCGACTCCGCGCCGTACGACGACTTCGGCCCCTCCACGAACAAGGGATGA
- a CDS encoding DUF1272 domain-containing protein — protein MLSMKSKCELCAAPLDYAAEAFICSYECTYCPACEAKLDACPNCAGELVPRPRRVTGLREIARRTPARVVRRVKRARS, from the coding sequence ATGCTGTCCATGAAGAGCAAGTGCGAGCTGTGCGCCGCCCCGCTCGACTACGCCGCCGAGGCCTTCATCTGCTCCTACGAGTGCACCTACTGCCCGGCCTGCGAGGCGAAGCTCGACGCCTGCCCCAACTGCGCGGGCGAGCTGGTGCCGCGCCCGCGCCGGGTCACCGGCCTGCGCGAGATCGCGCGCCGCACCCCCGCACGGGTGGTCCGCCGGGTGAAACGAGCCCGGTCCTGA
- a CDS encoding PaaX family transcriptional regulator C-terminal domain-containing protein, with protein sequence MSSVPVDATPLSARSVVLSLLLGAHPARLTTAELTRAGDHFGVASATLRVALSRAVAAGDLVRFDGGYQLGDRLISRQARQDEGVEDAEADWDGSWEMAVVVVTGRSGAERAALRDELAHARLAELREGVWTRPANLRRPAAYAADPVLETFRATPHEDPAELAARLWDLPAWATTGRRILEHLHATTAPADRLAAAAHLVRHLSSDPLLPAELLPADWPGADLRRTYAAYQAELHDLARNGS encoded by the coding sequence ATGTCCTCCGTGCCCGTCGACGCGACCCCCCTCTCCGCGCGCTCCGTCGTGCTCAGCCTGCTGCTCGGCGCACACCCGGCACGGCTCACGACCGCCGAGCTGACCCGGGCGGGTGACCACTTCGGCGTCGCCTCCGCGACCCTGCGCGTCGCGCTCAGCAGGGCCGTCGCCGCCGGCGACCTGGTCCGCTTCGACGGGGGCTACCAGCTGGGCGACCGCCTGATCAGCCGCCAGGCCCGCCAGGACGAGGGCGTCGAGGACGCCGAGGCCGACTGGGACGGCAGCTGGGAGATGGCCGTCGTCGTCGTGACCGGCCGCTCCGGCGCCGAGCGCGCTGCCCTGCGCGACGAGCTCGCACACGCCCGCCTGGCCGAGCTCCGCGAGGGCGTGTGGACCAGGCCCGCCAACCTCCGCCGCCCGGCCGCGTATGCGGCCGACCCGGTCCTCGAGACCTTCCGCGCGACTCCGCACGAGGACCCGGCCGAGCTGGCAGCGCGCCTGTGGGACCTGCCCGCCTGGGCCACCACCGGCCGGCGGATCCTCGAGCACCTGCACGCGACCACAGCCCCGGCCGACCGGCTCGCCGCAGCCGCCCACCTGGTCAGGCACCTCAGCAGCGACCCGTTGCTGCCGGCCGAGCTGCTTCCCGCCGACTGGCCCGGCGCGGACCTGCGCCGCACGTACGCGGCGTACCAGGCCGAGCTGCACGACCTGGCCCGCAACGGCAGCTGA
- a CDS encoding ArsR/SmtB family transcription factor, which translates to MVGVPLYQAKAELFKTLGHPARIRILELLSERDHAVHELLEQISIEPSNLSQQLGVLRRTQLVTSNRSGGAVVYSIAVPEVRDLLLAGRQILGQLAAQQSQLSAELAVSPAQLAD; encoded by the coding sequence GTGGTGGGAGTACCGCTGTATCAGGCTAAGGCCGAGCTCTTCAAGACGCTCGGGCACCCCGCTCGCATCCGGATTCTGGAACTCCTGAGTGAGCGGGATCATGCGGTGCACGAGCTCCTGGAGCAGATCTCCATCGAGCCGAGCAACCTCTCGCAGCAGCTCGGCGTGCTCCGTCGTACGCAGCTGGTGACCTCCAACCGGTCGGGCGGGGCGGTCGTCTACTCGATCGCCGTGCCGGAGGTCCGCGACCTGCTGCTCGCCGGCCGCCAGATCCTCGGCCAGCTCGCCGCGCAGCAGAGCCAGCTCTCCGCCGAGCTCGCCGTCAGCCCCGCCCAGCTCGCGGACTGA
- a CDS encoding acyl-CoA dehydrogenase family protein produces the protein MTTMTATHEVFNQVPPLVGHDTSADPALREGLEREGAGWAIPEVSELGCLAGTAEAQAWGRLAERVPPVLHNYDRYGHRIDEVEYVPAYHQLMTTAVEHGLHGAPWADDRPGAHVARAAKFYAWNVDAGHGCPISMTYAVVPALRANPELAATFEPLLTNREYDFGLQDPATKRGLIAGMSMTEKQGGSDVRANTTTATRQADGTYVLRGHKWFTSAPMSDMFLTLAQTPAGVTCFLVPRVLPGGEHNAMRFVRLKEKLGNKSNASSEIEYDAAVGWLVGEEGRGVRTIVEMVNMTRLDCVIGSSAGLRTAVTMAAHHARHRSAFGKLLVDQPAMRNVLADLQVESEASTTAMMRLAGANDRAIRGDEGEAALRRIALAVTKYYVCKRSPVAVGEALECLGGNGYIEEHDIARIYREMPLLSIWEGSGNVAALDALRALAKEPHTLDAFFAEAALAEGADVRYDEAVDRLKKEFTSFDDIELRARRIVEQMALVFQGSQLLRHSPAAVADAFCASRLGRDWGGALGTLPTGLDLAPIIERTATGFPG, from the coding sequence ATGACCACGATGACCGCGACGCACGAAGTCTTCAACCAGGTCCCGCCGCTCGTCGGCCACGACACCAGCGCCGACCCCGCGCTCCGCGAGGGCCTGGAGCGTGAGGGGGCCGGGTGGGCGATCCCGGAGGTGAGCGAGCTGGGATGCCTTGCCGGCACCGCCGAGGCGCAGGCCTGGGGCCGGCTCGCGGAGCGGGTCCCGCCGGTGCTCCACAACTACGACCGCTACGGCCACCGCATCGACGAGGTCGAGTACGTGCCTGCCTACCACCAGCTGATGACGACCGCCGTCGAGCACGGCCTCCACGGTGCCCCGTGGGCCGACGACCGCCCCGGCGCCCACGTCGCCCGCGCCGCGAAGTTCTACGCGTGGAACGTCGACGCCGGACACGGCTGCCCCATCTCCATGACGTACGCCGTCGTCCCCGCGCTGCGCGCCAATCCCGAGCTCGCCGCGACGTTCGAGCCGCTGCTGACCAACCGGGAGTACGACTTCGGCCTGCAGGACCCCGCGACCAAGCGAGGCCTGATCGCCGGCATGTCGATGACGGAGAAGCAGGGCGGCTCCGACGTCCGTGCCAACACCACGACGGCCACGCGGCAGGCCGACGGGACCTACGTGCTGCGCGGGCACAAGTGGTTCACCTCGGCGCCGATGAGCGACATGTTCCTGACTCTCGCCCAGACGCCGGCGGGCGTCACGTGCTTCCTGGTGCCGCGCGTCCTTCCCGGCGGTGAGCACAACGCGATGCGCTTCGTCCGGCTCAAGGAGAAGCTCGGCAACAAGTCCAACGCCTCCTCCGAGATCGAGTACGACGCCGCGGTCGGCTGGCTCGTGGGGGAGGAGGGCCGTGGTGTCCGGACCATCGTCGAGATGGTCAACATGACCCGCCTCGACTGCGTGATCGGCTCCTCCGCCGGCCTGCGCACCGCGGTGACGATGGCTGCCCACCACGCGCGGCACCGGTCGGCGTTCGGCAAGCTGCTGGTCGACCAGCCCGCCATGCGCAACGTCCTCGCCGACCTGCAGGTGGAGTCCGAGGCATCGACCACGGCGATGATGCGCCTGGCCGGCGCCAACGACCGCGCGATCCGCGGCGACGAGGGCGAGGCGGCTCTCCGTCGCATCGCCCTCGCCGTGACCAAGTACTACGTCTGCAAGCGGTCACCGGTCGCGGTCGGCGAGGCGCTGGAGTGCCTCGGCGGCAACGGCTACATCGAGGAGCACGACATCGCCCGGATCTACCGCGAGATGCCGCTCCTCTCGATCTGGGAGGGGTCCGGCAACGTCGCGGCGCTCGACGCGCTGCGCGCGCTGGCGAAGGAGCCGCACACGCTCGACGCTTTCTTCGCCGAGGCAGCGCTGGCCGAGGGGGCGGATGTCCGCTACGACGAGGCCGTCGACCGGCTGAAGAAGGAGTTCACCTCGTTCGACGACATCGAGCTGCGGGCCCGCCGGATCGTGGAGCAGATGGCGCTGGTCTTCCAGGGCTCCCAGCTGCTGCGGCACTCGCCGGCTGCGGTGGCCGACGCGTTCTGTGCCTCGCGCCTGGGCCGCGACTGGGGCGGGGCACTCGGCACGCTGCCGACCGGCCTCGACCTGGCCCCGATCATCGAGCGCACGGCGACCGGGTTCCCCGGATGA